One segment of Chionomys nivalis chromosome 3, mChiNiv1.1, whole genome shotgun sequence DNA contains the following:
- the LOC130871412 gene encoding disintegrin and metalloproteinase domain-containing protein 1a-like — protein sequence MSVAASVRGIASILSSLQITQVALETAKITSHIWAAHQLNLAGRLVPGHPSVKAGLLVLLIFLPSTFCDIGSVYYSSYETVIPKRLPVKGSEDPGGRVSYMLLMQGRQQLLHLEVKGDHSASNFPVYSYHNGVLGQEVPLLSQDCHCEGYMEGVPGSFVSVNICSGLRGILIKEETSYSIEPVLSSKEFEHILYTVAHQPRVSCSVIPKDSPGDTGQQQRSRRPDGLRELSDLWSHTKYVEMFVVVNHQRFQMWGSNVTETVRAVVDIIALANSFTRGLNTEMVLVGVEVWTEGDLIEAPVDLQATLRNFNRWRQEELLGRVRHDVAHLIVGHHPGENEGQAFLGGACSGGFAAAVEAFHHEDVLLFAALVAHELGHNLGIQHDHPACACDPKHFCLMHEDITKDSGFSNCSSDDFYRFLHDHRGACLLDRPWHQSRKRRAARCGNGVVEETEECDCGSACDSHPCCEPTCTLRDGAECSDGLCCYNCNFRKKGALCRPVEDVCDLPEFCDGHSQECPVNSYKQDGTLCDRIYYCSGGWCRNPDKQCTKIYGYPARSAPDDCYILMNTKGNRFGNCGHPSTANSGYEACSDEDIFCGKLVCTDVSYLPQVRPLHTLLQVPYGDDWCWSMDAYNTTDVPDFGDVQDGTYCAPNKVCTESLCTDHTVLQYDCEPEEMCHGKGVCNNLRHCHCDDGFAPPDCNSPGNGGSVDSGPVGKPDDRNLSLFVIFGQERPKMEDDEDVNMEVVLLVVPIFLVLLLCCLMLIAYLWSEVLEVVSPESSSLTSTESSEEAPPRGAPPPRRYY from the coding sequence ATGTCAGTGGCAGCATCAGTGAGAGGGATTGCCTCCATTCTGTCTTCTCTACAGATAACACAAGTGGCCTTAGAGACAGCTAAGATAACATCGCACATTTGGGCTGCCCACCAGCTGAACTTGGCTGGGAGACTAGTGCCAGGACACCCGTCTGTCAAAGCGGGGCTCCTGGTGCTGTTAATTTTTCTTCCAAGTACTTTCTGTGACATAGGATCTGTATATTACTCTTCCTATGAAACGGTCATCCCCAAGAGACTGCCAGTCAAGGGGAGTGAAGATCCCGGAGGAAGGGTGTCCTACATGCTGTTGATGCAGGGCCGGCAGCAGCTGCTTCACCTGGAGGTAAAGGGAGACCACTCTGCGAGTAACTTCCCAGTCTACAGTTACCACAATGGCGTCCTGGGGCAGGAAGTGCCCCTCCTCTCGCAGGACTGCCACTGTGAAGGCTACATGGAAGGGGTGCCGGGCTCCTTTGTCTCTGTCAACATCTGCTCAGGCCTCAGGGGCATCCTGATCAAGGAGGAAACATCCTACAGCATCGAGCCTGTGCTCTCCTCCAAAGAGTTCGAACACATCCTGTACACTGTGGCACATCAGCCTCGCGTCTCCTGCAGTGTCATTCCCAAAGACAGCCCAGGGGACACTGGCCAGCAACAGAGGAGCAGGAGACCCGATGGCCTGCGGGAGCTGTCTGACTTGTGGTCACACACCAAGTATGTGGAGATGTTCGTTGTGGTCAACCACCAGCGGTTCCAGATGTGGGGCAGCAACGTCACTGAGACGGTCCGGGCAGTAGTGGACATCATTGCTCTGGCCAACAGCTTCACTAGGGGACTAAACACAGAGATGGTGCTGGTGGGCGTGGAAGTCTGGACAGAGGGGGACCTGATAGAGGCCCCGGTGGACCTGCAGGCTACACTGAGGAATTTCAACcgctggagacaggaggagctcCTGGGCCGTGTCAGGCATGATGTGGCACACTTGATCGTCGGGCATCACCCAGGAGAGAACGAGGGCCAGGCGTTTCTAGGTGGTGCCTGTTCTGGTGGGTTTGCAGCGGCTGTGGAGGCCTTCCATCATGAAGATGTCCTGCTGTTTGCGGCGCTTGTGGCCCACGAGCTGGGGCACAACCTGGGAATCCAGCACGACCACCCAGCCTGCGCCTGTGACCCTAAGCACTTCTGCCTCATGCACGAGGATATCACCAAGGACAGTGGCTTCAGCAACTGCAGCTCTGACGACTTCTACCGTTTCCTCCATGACCACAGAGGGGCCTGCCTGCTTGACAGGCCTTGGCACCAAAGCCGCAAGCGCAGAGCTGCCCGTTGTGGAAACGGTGtggtggaggagacagaggagtgtGACTGTGGTTCTGCTTGTGACAGTCACCCATGCTGTGAGCCAACGTGTACACTGAGGGACGGTGCAGAGTGCAGTGACGGCCTCTGCTGCTACAATTGTAACTTCAGAAAGAAAGGGGCCTTGTGTCGTCCTGTTGAGGATGTGTGTGACCTCCCCGAGTTCTGTGATGGCCATTCCCAAGAATGCCCTGTAAACAGCTACAAGCAGGACGGCACGCTATGTGACAGGATTTATTACTGCTCTGGGGGTTGGTGTAGGAATCCTGATAAGCAATGCACAAAGATCTATGGGTATCCTGCAAGATCTGCCCCCGACGACTGTTATATTTTAATGAACACCAAAGGGAACCGGTTTGGAAACTGTGGCCATCCCAGCACGGCTAACTCAGGATACGAAGCGTGTTCTGATGAGGATATATTTTGTGGCAAACTGGTATGCACTGATGTTAGTTACTTGCCACAAGTCAGACCCCTCCACACACTTCTCCAGGTTCCTTATGGAGATGACTGGTGCTGGAGCATGGATGCCTATAACACCACTGATGTTCCAGATTTTGGAGATGTACAGGATGGTACTTACTGTGCCCCTAACAAAGTCTGCACGGAGTCCTTGTGCACGGATCACACGGTGCTCCAGTACGACTGTGAACCAGAGGAAATGTGTCATGGAAAAGGAGTGTGCAACAATCTCAGGCACTGTCATTGTGATGATGGTTTTGCTCCTCCCGACTGCAACAGCCCAGGAAATGGGGGCAGTGTGGACAGTGGTCCTGTTGGTAAGCCAGATGATCGAAACTTGAGTTTATTTGTAATTTTCGGACAAGAGAGGCCTAAGATGGAGGATGATGAAGATGTAAACATGGAAGTGGTGCTGCTTGTGGTCCCTATATTTCTTGTCCTTTTACTGTGTTGTCTGATGCTGATCGCCTACCTCTGGTCTGAAGTACTAGAAGTGGTATCTCCAGAGAGTTCATCATTGACTTCAACAGAATCCTCAGAAGAAGCTCCTCCTCGAGGGGCTCCACCCCCTAGGAGGTATTATTGA